The DNA region TTTAAGTTATGGAAGAAGATATGCACCGGcccaatttattttttgataaagaaCAAACATGTTCACTATATTCTATTGGAAGTAGGTATTTGGAAGGCAAGATAAGGAATTaaacaatattcaaatattGCTACTCTCAAAATAGCCTACAAAATCAAacaagtacataaaaaaaatagttttttttcataagttaaaaagtaaaccGATAAGATGTATAAAGACAAACAGTTTTATCTAGCGAGTAATTTTCAGCATATTCCTACAACATTTAATTTTGAGCTATAATATAGATTTATTGCATTTTAGAGAGCATTTCATCAATCACTTAGACCCACGACCTTGCACCAttcaactataacgataaccaaaccataaccagccgtatacttgccgcccttTGGTCACCTCGGCGATTTGactactgaaaatggttcggtaaTTGTTATAGTTCAGTGATGGAACTCACCATTACGTATAAGTAAATTTTTGTTACGAGATCCTAATTGCAGGCGTCAAAAATGGTTTTCAACGCCATCTATTGTTATATTAAATGCATCAAATGATGCATTCATTTCTCAAGGCCCTATAAAATTATCTTACTTTCATTTGCAATTAATTGCAATACAATTCCGACGGGAAACGTCGTCGTTGTCAAATAACGCTGCCTCTCTGAAAACTGCGTATGCGTGAGGCATTAAGTGGATTTGGACTTCAGAGTGGCACGGaaattttgaaatgaaacagACTCTCATGGCTGTTAAACTGATTTCTAATTCTCCAAATGAGTATCTTTTGGGGCGATCTCGCTATAATTTTTACTGACTGGGATTTGCAAATAACTGGATATATCTTTAActctgaaaaatatataaaaaaaatcttatgatTCACGATTGAGATTCTTTCAAAATAAGTATATTAGCTATATCTAAACTTATGATATTGcatcaaaaaaatacaaccatTTAAAAATCAGTCAAGACTATTCACGTAGAATGCTAACGGAAGAGGATATCATACATGGAAGTGCTTTTTAGCGATATGCTTGTCCAAAGACAGCTTAGAAGCGAACGCTCTAGAACAACTACCACAAGGAAAGCTATATTCAGTTTCCTTTTTCGTCCTATGGGTTTTAACATTATGATGGTATTTCTGCGACCGAGTTTTGAAAGTCATATGGCACGTAGTACATTCATACATTTCTGCACCCGGCTTGTAATTGTGGACCTCCATTAAATGTCGTTTTCTCAGTTCCCAGGTTGCAAATCTCGGTTTTTCTTTGCAATAAACACACATGTAAGGTAGGGTTGTGTGTTGAGTTTTGATATGAATGTTTCTCTCTTCTAAAGTAGTGAATGTAGCTACACAACGACTGCACGTGTATTTGTTGTCATGAGGAATTTTTGTATGCGCTTTCAATGCAGATTCGGTTATAAAACCTTCTCCGCAAGTATCGCAGACGTAATTCTGATAGTGTTCAGCCGTATGCTTCTTTAGAGATATGAAATCTGAAAATTGGATCTTGCATATCGCGCATTTCCAGTTACTACCATCGTTTAGCTTAAACGGCAATACTCCTGGTTGAACATCAGCGTTCAAGGGCTGTTTGTGATCATTCTTCAAATGTGACATCAGGTCATCTAAAGTATCGATGGGTATGAAACAAAGTTTGCATTGCAAGTCTGTTATATCAACCTTCAAAAACTCCTTTCGTATTTTTCTGCTAAAGACCAGTTGTATATCGAAATTTGCGTGACGGGACGCCATATGAGCTCTCAATCCTATAGGATCATTTGATTGTACCCGGCAAAAAACGCAATTGAAATTCTGGCCCCAAGTCCTAAAAGGACAGGCAGTAGAACATTCGAGAATAATCTCGGTATTGCTTTTGTATTTTAAAGCTTTTCCAAAACGAGGGTTATAGGAAGACTTGTAGCACTTAAAATTTCGTTCGTGTTGTCTCAAACCGTGGTCTGATAAGAACGTAGCTCCGCACTTTTCGCAAGTAAATATCTTCATGTGCGTTCGTAAATGGCCGTTGATTTGAGAGAATTTTGGAAAAGTTTTATCACATTCTAGACAAGTCCATCTCCCTGAGGGCCCTTGTCTATAAGGAAGTACTCCAAAAGGTACATCAaagttaactttgattttgtGATCTCGAGAAATATGGTTCATA from Helicoverpa zea isolate HzStark_Cry1AcR chromosome 29, ilHelZeax1.1, whole genome shotgun sequence includes:
- the LOC124644294 gene encoding zinc finger protein 699-like isoform X1; amino-acid sequence: MDAKTSEWRAGPNVCRCCLTEGCYKDISTEYFWMGKREVYAEMLADTLNVSISYSQSGGPNSNSRLICELCISRLRDASDFKRQVLECEKSFTQHLDAGASNILELDVTVEPADSDVKLEHVKQEKQLSDDDDDFDDRCGFDDDDDDDLDDQPLTKLATKIPKKETVDILDLLDNSKATEKRKSSTKTKAVPAKKTKSVKKEPVKAGASKVVAKTDKKKKGSTKDTDGPSQNEIKPKQRLFERSVGQNPQRQNAVLVLKHSTAFPFKTRFNRIVCSYCHDEFEPMAALRDHMKTAHSNADYNSAFYKVYDALKVEITDLKCTVCTQEIPDIDSFMNHISRDHKIKVNFDVPFGVLPYRQGPSGRWTCLECDKTFPKFSQINGHLRTHMKIFTCEKCGATFLSDHGLRQHERNFKCYKSSYNPRFGKALKYKSNTEIILECSTACPFRTWGQNFNCVFCRVQSNDPIGLRAHMASRHANFDIQLVFSRKIRKEFLKVDITDLQCKLCFIPIDTLDDLMSHLKNDHKQPLNADVQPGVLPFKLNDGSNWKCAICKIQFSDFISLKKHTAEHYQNYVCDTCGEGFITESALKAHTKIPHDNKYTCSRCVATFTTLEERNIHIKTQHTTLPYMCVYCKEKPRFATWELRKRHLMEVHNYKPGAEMYECTTCHMTFKTRSQKYHHNVKTHRTKKETEYSFPCGSCSRAFASKLSLDKHIAKKHFHV